One window from the genome of Balaenoptera musculus isolate JJ_BM4_2016_0621 chromosome 3, mBalMus1.pri.v3, whole genome shotgun sequence encodes:
- the PWWP2A gene encoding PWWP domain-containing protein 2A isoform X4: MQLQNNTFQEGTDVKREVNGAVPEDPSPVPPPELSLAESLWTSKPPPLFHEGAPYPPPLFIRDTYNQSIPQPPPRKIKRPKRKMYREEPTSIMNAIKLRPRQVLCDKCKNSVVAEKKEIRKGSSASDSSKYEDKKRRNESVTTVNKKLKTDHKVDGKNQNESQKRNAVVKVSNIAHSRGRVVKVSAQANTSKAQLSTKKVLQNKNMDHAKAREVLKIAKEKAQKKQSETSTSKNAHSKVHFTRRYQNPSSGSLPPRVRLKPQRYRNEENDSSLKTGLEKMRSGKMAPKPQSRCTSTRSAGEAPSENQSPSKGPEEASSEVQDTTEVLVPGEQDEPQTLGKKGSRSNVSVYMTLNQKKSDSSSASVCSIDSTDDLKSSNSECSSSESFDFPPGCMHAPSTSSTSSSSKEEKKLSNSLKMKVFSKNVSKCVTPDGRTICVGDIVWAKIYGFPWWPARILTITVSRKDNGLLVRQEARISWFGSPTTSFLALSQLSPFLENFQSRFNKKRKGLYRKAITEAAKAAKQLTPEVRALLTQFET, encoded by the coding sequence AGCTTGGCCGAAAGCCTGTGGACTTCCAAACCACCACCTCTCTTCCATGAAGGAGCACCTTATCCTCCCCCTTTGTTTATCAGGGACACATATAACCAATCAATACCTCAGCCACCTCCTCGGAAAATTAAGCGACCCAAACGAAAAATGTACAGGGAAGAACCTACTTCAATAATGAATGCTATTAAACTACGACCCAGGCAAGTCTTGTGTGACAAGTGTAAAAACAGTGTCGttgctgaaaaaaaagaaattagaaaaggtAGTAGTGCAAGTGACTCTTCTAAATATGAAGATAAAAAACGGAGAAATGAAAGTGTAACTACTGtgaacaaaaaactgaaaactgacCATAAGGTGGATgggaaaaaccaaaatgaaagccAGAAAAGAAATGCTGTGGTTAAGGTTTCAAATATTGCTCACAGCAGAGGCAGAGTAGTCAAAGTTTCTGCTCAGGCAAATACATCAAAAGCTCAGTTAAGTACTAAAAAAGTGCTCCAGAATAAGAACATGGATCATGCAAAAGCTCGGGAAGTGCTGAAAATTGCCAAAGAAAAGGCACAGAAGAAGCAAAGTGAAACCTCTACGTCCAAAAATGCACATTCAAAAGTCCATTTCACACGTCGATACCAGAATCCTAGCTCAGGTTCCCTTCCACCCCGGGTTCGTTTAAAACCACAGAGGTAcaggaatgaagaaaatgactCTTCTCTGAAGACAGGACTGGAGAAAATGCGGAGCGGCAAGATGGCACCAAAGCCCCAGTCCCGCTGCACCTCTACCCGCTCAGCAGGTGAGGCCCCTTCAGAAAATCAGAGTCCCTCCAAAGGCCCTGAAGAGGCCAGCAGTGAGGTTCAGGACACAACTGAAGTGCTTGTGCCTGGTGAGCAGGATGAACCACAGACGCTGGGCAAAAAGGGCAGCAGAAGCAATGTCTCTGTTTACATGACcttaaatcaaaagaaatctgactCTTCCAGTGCTTCAGTGTGTAGCATTGATAGCACAGATGATTTGAAATCCTCCAACTCTGAGTGTAGTTCTTCTGAAAGCTTTGATTTTCCTCCAGGCTGTATGCATGCACCTTCCACATCCTCTACTTCCTCCTcttcaaaggaagagaaaaagctcAGTAATTCCTTGAAAATGAAAGTCTTTTCCAAAAACGTCTCTAAGTGCGTCACACCAGATGGCAGGACCATATGTGTAGGGGACATTGTTTGGGCCAAGATATATGGCTTCCCCTGGTGGCCAGCCCGTATTCTTACTATAACTGTGAGCCGGAAAGATAACGGCCTTTTAGTCCGACAGGAGGCCCGTATTTCATGGTTCGGGTCTCCAACAACATCTTTCCTGGCTCTTTCGCAACTCTCCCCCTTTTTAGAAAACTTCCAGTCACGCTTTAATAAGAAGAGAAAGGGCCTGTATCGCAAGGCTATCACAGAGGCAGCTAAGGCTGCCAAACAGCTGACCCCTGAAGTGCGGGCTCTGTTGACACAGTTTGAAACGTGA